Proteins encoded together in one Amblyraja radiata isolate CabotCenter1 chromosome 11, sAmbRad1.1.pri, whole genome shotgun sequence window:
- the LOC116978757 gene encoding cytochrome P450 26B1-like, producing the protein MVLVAVWPILVSIFISVAPAVLLVTASIYLWHLRWQLSHDRSWLLPLPPGSMGLPIVGETLHWLLQGCEFHSSRRRQHGHVFKTHLLGRPVVRVSGAALLPPLLLEETSRVGVSWPRSAHDMLGPHSLANSSGHTHRARRKVYARIFSQAALESYLPQIMKLVREAVTGWCARPGSVSVYPESKRLTLRIAAAVLLGSLPSQEELTDLFTNMEQLSENIFTLPIDIPGSGYRKGIRARDKLHQYLGKVIEARRQAGGCEDQPGALGILARSSKEQGMDMGVQELTEAAVELMFAAFATTASAATSLVLQLIKHPAVVAKLREELQTRALGAGALLRDISRLRYLDNVVKEVLRMLPPVSGGYRVALHTFELAGFQIPKGWSVLYSIRDTHNTSPIFQDPEVFNPDRFDEDQMESKNLRFHYLPFGDGVRRCVGKELAKLILKVFAIELVSVSHWELTTRTFPKMLLVPIVHPADGLQVRFFSSA; encoded by the exons ATGGTTCTGGTGGCAGTGTGGCCGATCCTGGTCAGCATCTTTATCTCAGTGGCTCCCGCCGTGCTGCTTGTGACTGCCAGCATCTACCTGTGGCATCTACGGTGGCAGCTGAGCCACGACAGGAGCTggctgctccctctcccccccggaTCCATGGGACTGCCCATTGTCGGTGAAACTCTGCACTGGTTGCTGCAG GGCTGCGAGTTCCACAGCTCCAGACGGAGACAACACGGACATGTGTTCAAGACGCACCTTCTGGGGCGGCCGGTGGTGCGGGTATCGGGGGCCGCGTTgctgccgccgctgttgctgGAGGAGACAAGCCGGGTAGGGGTCAGCTGGCCCCGCAGCGCCCACGACATGTTGGGGCCTCACAGCCTGGCCAACTCCAGCGGACACACGCACCGCGCCCGTCGCAAG GTCTACGCTAGAATTTTCAGCCAGGCTGCTTTAGAGAGTTACTTGCCGCAGATTATGAAGTTGGTGAGAGAGGCTGTGAcgggctggtgtgcaaggccagGGTCAGTCTCCGTGTACCCCGAGAGCAAGCGGCTCACGTTGAGGATAGCTGCAGCTGTGCTGCTCGGATCTTTGCCAAGTCAGGAGGAGCTGACTGACCTCTTCACCAacatggagcaactcagcgagaacATCTTCACACTGCCCATAGACATTCCGGGCAGCGGCTACAGAAAG GGTATCCGGGCTCGGGACAAACTCCACCAATACCTTGGGAAAGTCATAGAGGCGAGACGCCAGGCGGGTGGGTGTGAAGACCAGCCCGGGGCGCTGGGCATCCTGGCGAGGAGCAGCAAGGAGCAGGGGATGGACATGGGGGTGCAGGAGTTGACG GAAGCCGCTGTCGAGCTGATGTTCGCTGCCTTCGCCACGACGGCCAGCGCCGCCACCTCACTGGTCCTGCAACTGATCAAACATCCGGCCGTGGTGGCCAAGCTGAGGGAGGAGCTGCAGACACGAGCACTCGGAGCCGGCGCGCTGCTTAGAGACATCAGCCGCTTGCGGTACCTGGACAACGTGGTGAAAGAGGTGCTGAGGATGCTGCCCCCTGTATCCGGCGGCTACCGGGTGGCCCTGCACACCTTCGAGCTAGCG GGTTTCCAGATCCCCAAAGGATGGAGTGTGTTGTACAGCATTCGTGACACACACAACACTTCTCCCATCTTCCAGGACCCTGAAGTATTCAATCCAGATAGATTTGACGAAGACCAAATGGAAAGCAAGAACCTTCGCTTCCATTACCTGCCTTTTGGAGATGGTGTTAGACGATGCGTTGGTAAAGAGCTTGCAAAACTCATCCTGAAAGTCTTTGCGATTGAGTTGGTCAGCGTCAGTCATTGGGAGTTAACCACCAGGACCTTTCCCAAGATGCTATTGGTGCCAATCGTGCACCCTGCTGATGGACTACAAGTGCGGTTTTTCAGCTCAGCTTAG